Below is a genomic region from Fischerella sp. PCC 9605.
ACTTTATTGAAGCGGCGCTCGAAAATGTTACTAGTTCTCTGCGTGATGGTACTATCATCGTGTCCATTATTCTGCTGATGTTTTTGATGAATTGGCGCACTGCCATCATCACCCTCAGCGCCATTCCCTTGTCAGTTCTGATTGGCATGTTAATTCTGGGTTGGTTTGGTCAAGGTATTAATACCATGACACTGGGAGGTTTAGCTGTAGCAATTGGTTCGGTAGTGGACGATTCGATTGTAGATATGGAAAATGCGTACCGGGGTTTGCGAAAGAATCAGCTAGCTGGAACTCCTGTACACCCCTTGAAAGTTGTTTATGATACTTCTGTAGAAGTACGAGTCAGTGTAATTTTTTCGACAGTAATTATCGCTGTTGTCTTTGCGCCAATTTTCTCACTGACGGGTGTGGAAGGTCGAATTTTTGCGCCGATGGGTGTTGCCTATTTAGTATCAATTTTTGCTTCGACGTTTGTAGCAATGACTTTGTCTCCAGCACTGTGTGCAATTTTGTTAGCAAATCGACCACTACCCGCAGATGATACTTGGGTGAGCGCCTTATCGCAGCGACTGTATCGACCTATCCTGAAATTTTCTATTCGTTTCCCCACAGTTATTATGGCTATTGCGGGGGCATCTTTAGTAGCCTCTTTGGTAATTCTTCCAAGTTTAGGGCGGGTATTTCTGCCAGAGTTTCAGGAACCATCGTTAGTAAACGCAGTATTGCTTTATCCAGGAAGTTCTTTGCAGGCGACAAACCAAGTTGGATTCGCCATGCAGGATGCTCTGAAAAACGATCGCCGATTTGAGACGGTGCAGTTACGATCTGGACGCGCTCCTGGTGATGCAGATGCAGGGGGAGTTAACTTGGGACATTTAGATGTGGAACTGAGTGCAGAGGGATTGAAAGATAGAAAGGGAAGTATCCAGAAGTTGCGGCAAGAGTTTGCTAAGATACCCGGAGTTGCGCCTAACATCGGCGGCTTTATCTCGCACCGCATGGATGAGGTGTTATCGGGGGTTAGAAGTGCGATCGCCATCAAAATTTTCGGCCCTGACTTAGAAGAACTGCGCCACCTTGGGGCTGAAGTTCAGACGGCTGTGAGTAAAATTGACGGACTCGTAGACTTACAACTCGAACCCCAAGTACCTATCAAACAATTGCAAATTCAATTTTTAAGGGAAGCAGCTGCTCGTTATGGCTTAACCGTAGGTCATTTAACAGAAATGGTGGAAACTGCTCTGAATGGACGAGTTGCCTCTCAAGTTCTCAAAGAACAGCAACTATTTGACTTGGTGGTTTGGTTAAAAGAAGATGCTCGCAATAACTTAGATATCATCCGCAACTTACTAGTAGATACTCCCACAGGTCAAAAGATTCCCCTCGCTCAAGTCGCCAGCATTGACTATGGAACTGGCCCCAACACGATTAATCGAGAGAATGTTTCTCGCCTAATTGTTGTGTCTGCAAACGTATCAGGTCGAGATTTAGGCTCTGTAGTTGATGAAATTCAAGCTAGAGTACGCCAGTCAGTACAATTGCCCACAGGTTACTTTATCCAGTATGGCGGTCAGTTTGAATCAGAACAACGAGCTACTCAGAATTTGCTGGTATTTGGGGGACTGGCAATTGTCATCATTGCCATTTTGATGTACTTTGCTGTTAAATCTGTAGCGGCAATGCTGATGATTATGATTAACTTACCTCTTGCGGTGGTAGGAGGTATATTTTCCATCGCGATCGCCGGCGGGATCATCTCTGTCGCATCATTAGTAGGATTTATTACCTTATTTGGCGTAGCGACACGTAACGGATTGCTGCTAGTAGATAACTACAACAATAAACTGTTAAGAGGAATGCCTGTACAGCAAGTAATTTTTGAGGGGTCGATGGAGCGTTTAGTAGCTATTTTAATGACTGCTCTGACCTCTGCTTTGGGAATGATTCCTTTAGCGATCGGTACAGGTGCAGGTAAGGAAATTTTGCAACCTTTGGCAGTGGTAGTATTAGGAGGATTATTTACCTCTACTGCCTTAACATTGGTGGTTTTACCTGCTTTATACTCCAAGTTTCATAGATTTTTAGTATCTCAGAGAAATCTGTCAGGAGTTGAAGAAGGAAAGGAAACCGCAGCAGTATTGGAGTGGTAAATAAATATGGTTTTTCTAAAAAACTGGCTCCCAAGTACAAGAAATACCCCCGAAATACTCCCGATTTACTCTCGGTTTTTTAACTTCTTAAGAATAAAGTCAGATCTTAAGAAGATTCACATCACATCAATAATCCCATTTCCCTGATTTCCGATTTTCCCATCCCAAATCAGGGATTTTTCTTGTCTGTTCATTTCATTTTCAACTTATGCAACGTTGTATTTAGTCATTTTTAGTATTATCTTTGAACTGAGGAATTCTGACAGTAAAGGTTGTGCCAACTCCGACTTCACTCTCTACAAAAATTTCTCCTTTGTGCAAATCAACACACTTTTTAACCACTGCTAGACCCAATCCTGTCCCTAAAACTTCCCTGACATTTTTGCCTCGAATAAAAGGGTCATAAAGCTTGTTAATGTCTTCTCTAGCAATACCAATTCCTTCATCTTTGACTTGAAATAAAATCGTATCTGGTTCACAAATTAAATTAAAATATATGGTGTTCTCTGGTGATGAATATTTAATGGCATTAGAAAGCAAATTACTGAGAATTGAGTAAAGAATTTTTTCGTCTAACCAAGCGTGTGTGCAGGAACCTTGTCTAACAAATTTGATAGTTTGCTTAGTGTCACTATAAACTTGAAAATCTTCTACCAAATTGAGGCAAAATGTTTGTATTTCCAGCAATGTGGGGTTACATTCGAGTTTTCCCGCATCAGCCCTCGCCAAAGTGAGAACATCACCAAGCAACTTTGTCATTGCCTTAGCTGAAGATTGAATCCGATAAAGGTTTTTGAGTTTTGTTGGTTTTACAATTGGTTTGAGAGTTTCTTCTAAAAGCTGCGCTGATCCCACGATCAGACTTAAAGGAGTACGGAATTCATGGGAAACCATTGAAAAAAATTGTAGCTTGAGTTCACTAAGTTCTTTTTCTTGTGCCAAAGTACGTTGTAGAACTTCCGCCTGTTGGCGTTTTACCATCTGACGATAAAGGATAGCATACACCCCAAAAAGAACTACAAAAGTTAAAAGCGTACCCAAAAGCTCTATCAGCATTCTTAACTGCAAATTGGATTGAGACTGTTCGACTTGAGTTTGTAATAATCTCTCTTCTTCTGTTTGTAAATCGGTTAGTAATTGGCTGATTTGATGCCAATTTTGCTTAATCTCATTGAGAAGAGGAGTTTGAGTCAAGATTTGGGTCTGGCTGTTTTGATACTGGTTAATTGACTGTTCAAATAATTCTTGTCTTTGGGTGATTAATAACTGTAGTTTATCAAGACGCTGTTTTTGACTCTGTGTATCGGCGAGCGATCGCTGTAATTGATTAATTTGACGTTTTAAATCAGCAATAGCTTTGTCGTATCGTTCTAGTTCATCTGGATCGCCGAAAAGGATGTAGCCGCGTCGTTCGGATTCAGCGTCTGTTAAAGTTGCAGAGATATTATTAATGTTTTTGATCACCGCGTTAGTTTCTTTAACACGCTTTGCACTCTCTTTCAATTGAATTGCATTTTGATAAGAAATGCCATTAACCACACTCATCATTACAAGCGCTAAACCAAATCCTCCCGTAATCCATTTACGTTCCATTGACCATTTCATAAAGATTTTGGGTTTAATACTTTTGGATGTGTGGATTGGAGAAATCAAAAAGTGGGTTTTCGGACATTGGCTATAGAGTTAGTATTTCATAGTATAGTAATCATATTTGATTAATGAACTTTCTCGTGATGATAGGGAATGGGGAACGGGGAACTTTTAACAGAAAGTGTACTCAGTTCTATTCAAAAATAAAATAGGAGTCCTAATATTTATAAAAAATGTAGCTTATACTATTTTAGATTTTAGATTTTTGAGCCGCTGTGTTGGAGGGTCTCCCCCCAATCCCAAGGATTCCAAAGCAAAACGTTGTAGCACGTGGTGTGATTGTGAAAGAGTTTCCGATCCTCGCTTTTGGGTATCCATCTGTCGCAATCATTTTCATGCTTGGTATTATTGGTATTATATGTTTACAGAAGGAAGAAGACAAAACGTCACAATAATAATTTTTTGTAAGATGGGTGTCCCCACCCGTTCCATATTCAGGGCGGACAAGATGTCCACCTCACAATCCGGAATAATTTATTTCTTGGAAATCTTTAATCTAAAATCGAATCAAAGCTTCATTTAAAATTGCAAATCCAAAATTGCGATGCGTATTTTGGTTGTTGAAGATGACGTACAAATTGCAGATATGTTAACTGAGGCCTTAACTAATCGTCAGTTTAACGTCGATGTCGCCCAAGATGGTGAAAATGCATGGGAATTGGTAGAAATCTACGAATACGATCTGGTTCTGCTAGATATTACACTGCCCAAAATAAATGGTTTGTTGTTTTGTCAGAAACTGCGCGATCGCAATTTCACTATACCTGTACTGATGCTAACAG
It encodes:
- a CDS encoding CusA/CzcA family heavy metal efflux RND transporter; the encoded protein is MLNAILKWSIVQRWIVVLGAIVVTVWGSYNLTQMPLDVFPDFAPPQVEIQTEAPGLAPEEVESLITLPIESAVNGTPGVETVRSSSAVSISVVKVIFKWGTNVYQARQLVTERLQQVLQKLPEGVENPQISPVSSPIGTVLQYAFTAETTPLMEVRRLVDRDVTNRLLAIPGVSQVIAYGGDVRQYQVLVDPAKLKAFNVTLDEVTTAARGANVNAAGGFLINPDQEIIIRGVGRIDSIEQLANSAVTARNGTPVSLQDVADVRIGAALKRGDGSFNGQRAIVVMVNKQPQYDTPTVTRAIEKAMDEVKAGFPKDVKITESFRQENFIEAALENVTSSLRDGTIIVSIILLMFLMNWRTAIITLSAIPLSVLIGMLILGWFGQGINTMTLGGLAVAIGSVVDDSIVDMENAYRGLRKNQLAGTPVHPLKVVYDTSVEVRVSVIFSTVIIAVVFAPIFSLTGVEGRIFAPMGVAYLVSIFASTFVAMTLSPALCAILLANRPLPADDTWVSALSQRLYRPILKFSIRFPTVIMAIAGASLVASLVILPSLGRVFLPEFQEPSLVNAVLLYPGSSLQATNQVGFAMQDALKNDRRFETVQLRSGRAPGDADAGGVNLGHLDVELSAEGLKDRKGSIQKLRQEFAKIPGVAPNIGGFISHRMDEVLSGVRSAIAIKIFGPDLEELRHLGAEVQTAVSKIDGLVDLQLEPQVPIKQLQIQFLREAAARYGLTVGHLTEMVETALNGRVASQVLKEQQLFDLVVWLKEDARNNLDIIRNLLVDTPTGQKIPLAQVASIDYGTGPNTINRENVSRLIVVSANVSGRDLGSVVDEIQARVRQSVQLPTGYFIQYGGQFESEQRATQNLLVFGGLAIVIIAILMYFAVKSVAAMLMIMINLPLAVVGGIFSIAIAGGIISVASLVGFITLFGVATRNGLLLVDNYNNKLLRGMPVQQVIFEGSMERLVAILMTALTSALGMIPLAIGTGAGKEILQPLAVVVLGGLFTSTALTLVVLPALYSKFHRFLVSQRNLSGVEEGKETAAVLEW
- a CDS encoding sensor histidine kinase; amino-acid sequence: MKWSMERKWITGGFGLALVMMSVVNGISYQNAIQLKESAKRVKETNAVIKNINNISATLTDAESERRGYILFGDPDELERYDKAIADLKRQINQLQRSLADTQSQKQRLDKLQLLITQRQELFEQSINQYQNSQTQILTQTPLLNEIKQNWHQISQLLTDLQTEEERLLQTQVEQSQSNLQLRMLIELLGTLLTFVVLFGVYAILYRQMVKRQQAEVLQRTLAQEKELSELKLQFFSMVSHEFRTPLSLIVGSAQLLEETLKPIVKPTKLKNLYRIQSSAKAMTKLLGDVLTLARADAGKLECNPTLLEIQTFCLNLVEDFQVYSDTKQTIKFVRQGSCTHAWLDEKILYSILSNLLSNAIKYSSPENTIYFNLICEPDTILFQVKDEGIGIAREDINKLYDPFIRGKNVREVLGTGLGLAVVKKCVDLHKGEIFVESEVGVGTTFTVRIPQFKDNTKND